A DNA window from Pseudorasbora parva isolate DD20220531a chromosome 19, ASM2467924v1, whole genome shotgun sequence contains the following coding sequences:
- the sacm1la gene encoding phosphatidylinositol-3-phosphatase SAC1-A has product MATAYERFNLHATPEKFYIEACDDGANDVLVIDRVSTEMTLAGIKDIPPSGVTRPICGVMGTVRLVAGMYLIVITRKRKVGDLFGHTVWKAVEFDVISYKKTILHLTDIQMQDNKTFLTMISSVLNTDGFYFCTDYDLTHTQQRLSNTSPDFQEMSLLERADQRFMWNGNLLREIISQPELHKFAFPVIHGFIVMKPCCINGKVFQWILISRRSCFRAGVRYYVRGIDSEGHAANFVETEQIVQYNNARASFVQTRGSMPFFWSQRPNLKYKPKPQISTETNHMDGFRRHFESQVLIYGKQVILNLVNQKGSELPLEQAFAKMVNGMENGLIKYIAFDFHKECSKMRWHRLQILVDAVSDMQDEFGYFMVSSDGKVSSEQSGTFRSNCMDCLDRTNVIQSLLARRSLQSQLQRMGVLHVGQRIEEQADFEKIYKNAWADNANACAKQYAGTGALKTDFTRTGKRTHWGLVMDGWNSMIRYYKNNFSDGFRQDSIDLFLGNYTVDETDGLTPLHVQKDWKFLLLPVIMVVAFSMCIICLLMAGDTWTETLAYVLFWGMASALTTAVIVVNGREFVDAPKLVQKEKID; this is encoded by the exons ATGGCGACCGCCTACGAGAGGTTCAACCT GCATGCAACACCTGAGAAGTTCTACATTGAGGCTTGTGATGATGGAGCTAATGACGTGTTGGTTATTGATAGGGTGTCCACCGAGATGACCCTTGCAG GTATTAAGGACATCCCCCCATCAGGTGTTACCAGACCCATTTGTGGAGTCATGGGAACTGTTCGCCTTGTGGCTG GGATGTATCTCATAGTCATCACCCGGAAGAGGAAAGTGGGCGATCTGTTTGGCCACACTGTGTGGAAAGCGGTGGAGTTTGATGTGATTTCTTATAAGAAGACCATTTTACATCTCACAGACATTCAG ATGCAAGACAACAAGACGTTTCTGACTATGATTAGCAGTGTACTCAACACCGACGGTTTCTACTTCTGCACGGACTATGACCTGACCCACACCCAACAGCGCCTGTCCAACACCAGCCCGGACTTCCAGGAGATGAGCCTGCTGGAGAGG GCAGACCAGAGGTTCATGTGGAATGGAAACCTTTTAAGAGAAATCATCTCACAGCCCGAG CTTCATAAATTTGCATTTCCTGTCATCCATGGAT TTATTGTGATGAAGCCATGCTGCATCAATGGGAAGGTGTTTCAGTGGATCCTCATCTCTAGGCGAAGCTGTTTTAGAGCGGGGGTCCGATATTATGTCAGAG GCATTGATTCTGAAGGACATGCTGCTAACTTCGTTGAGACGGAACAGATAGTCCAGTACAATAATGCCAGGGCATCCTTTGTGCAG ACTCGAGGCTCCATGCCCTTTTTCTGGTCTCAAAGACCCAACCTGAAGTACAAGCCCAAGCCACAGATAAGCACCGAAACCAATCAT ATGGATGGATTCAGGAGGCATTTTGAGTCACAGGTTCTCATTTATGGCAAGCAAGTGATTCTAAATTTG GTGAATCAGAAAGGATCCGAGTTGCCCCTTGAACAGGCCTTCGCCAAAATGGTCAACGGCATGGAAAACGGACTCATCaa GTACATAGCATTTGACTTTCACAAAGAGTGCAGTAAGATGAGATGGCATCGCCTCCAGATTCTTGTTGATGCAGTTTCTGATATGCAAGATGAATttgg GTATTTTATGGTGAGCTCAGACGGTAAGGTGTCGTCCGAGCAGTCTGGAACCTTCCGCAGTAACTGTATGGACTGCCTGGACCGCACCAACGTCATTCAGAGCCTGTTGGCCAGACGCTCCCTTCAGAGCCAGCTACAG AGGATGGGTGTCCTCCATGTAGGCCAGAGGATTGAGGAACAGGCTGATTTTGAGAAGATTTATAAGAACG CATGGGCAGACAATGCCAATGCCTGTGCTAAACAGTATGCAGGAACAGGAGCCCTAAAAACTGACTTCACCAG AACCGGGAAGAGGACTCACTGGGGCTTGGTAATGGACGGTTGGAACTCAATGATCCGTTACTACAAGAACAATTTCTCAGACGGGTTCAGACAA GACTCCATCGATCTCTTCCTTGGAAACTATACAGTGGATGAAACTGATGGCTTGACGCCTCTGCATGTGCAGAAGGACTGGAAGTTTCTCTTG CTTCCTGTTATTATGGTGGTGGCTTTCTCCATGTGCATCATCTGTCTTCTTATGGCTG GTGACACTTGGACGGAGACCCTGGCATACGTGTTATTTTGGGGAATGGCCAGTGCTCTTACGACCGCTGTAATCGTGGTCAATGGACGAGAGTTTGTTGATGCACCGAAACTGGTTCAAAAAGAGAAGATTGATTGA
- the LOC137047904 gene encoding zinc finger and BTB domain-containing protein 12-like isoform X2: MNVDVVSFRLPGHGDNTLGNMNSLRTQQHFCDVTIVAGGRRMFRGHKVVLAACSAFLRDQFLLNPSSELQVSMLHSSTVVCELLQSCYTGMLQFSAKEIVNYLTAASYLQMEHVVEKCRGALSQYMQPRNRSPIVRGSDASGHFEGEDGHESDVFQVHINDEHQDPEKSPGAGEEDREAVVVLDDHCQLDTGIEEPNMDGRAKGLRGPGRIWRRRHGENRGGRGRGFKHRKRYTFKDRKLLGNYQEAWRFPTPDEIMGSFGTDFGASYLSNQHLADGTVRIDYRAGEGQGEEIGSDGAPAHFGVEASNGEEGMGVGAPSNERGAADESVAVVGSTSCVTGPVVCEDCGLAFSSTQDLAMHSLSTHRLYVCPCCGKHFSHSSNLNRHMIVHRGSSKLHCCPLCHKTFTQKSTLCDHMNLHSGERPHVCAYCHVSFAHKPALRRHLKEQHGRTTAQNYLEMQRNNEGSVGGGV; the protein is encoded by the exons ATGAATGTGGATGTTGTGAGTTTCCGTTTGCCCGGACATGGAGACAACACCCTGGGTAACATGAATTCCCTGCGGACACAGCAGCACTTCTGTGATGTCACCATTGTGGCGGGAGGCAGGCGGATGTTCAGGGGTCATAAGGTTGTGCTGGCTGCATGCTCTGCTTTTCTTAGAGACCAGTTTCTCCTGAACCCATCATCAGAGCTACAG GTGTCAATGTTGCACAGCTCAACAGTGGTATGTGAACTCCTTCAGTCCTGCTACACGGGGATGCTGCAGTTCAGTGCCAAAGAGATTGTGAACTACCTGACCGCAGCCAGCTACCTGCAGATGGAGCATGTGGTGGAGAAATGCAGAGGAGCCCTGAGCCAGTACATGCAGCCTCGGAATCGCAGCCCAATT GTTAGAGGATCAGATGCATCTGGCCACTTTGAGGGAGAGGATGGGCATGAAAGTGACGTCTTTCAGGTGCACATCAATGATGAACATCAAGACCCAGAGAAATCCCCAGGTGCTGGGGAGGAAGACAGAGAAGCTGTTGTTGTATTAGATGACCACTGTCAACTGGACACAGGCATAGAGGAGCCCAATATGGATGGGCGAGCCAAAGGCCTCCGAGGGCCGGGCCGCATATGGAGACGTCGGCACGGAGAGAACAGGGGAGGCAGAGGAAGAGGCTTTAAACACAGGAAGCGGTACACCTTCAAGGACCGCAAGCTCTTGGGTAACTATCAGGAGGCGTGGCGCTTTCCAACCCCAGATGAGATTATGGGTAGTTTTGGAACGGACTTTGGGGCCAGTTACCTGTCCAATCAGCATCTTGCCGATGGTACTGTCCGCATTGACTACAGGGCTGGAGAGGGACAAGGAGAAGAGATCGGCTCTGATGGAGCTCCTGCACACTTTGGTGTGGAAGCTTCCAACGGAGAAGAAGGAATGGGAGTCGGGGCGCCTTCAAATGAGCGTGGAGCTGCTGACGAGTCTGTGGCAGTGGTGGGATCCACGTCTTGTGTAACGGGACCAGTAGTGTGCGAGGATTGCGGATTAGCATTTTCCTCAACACAGGATTTAGCCATGCATTCCCTGTCAACACACCGGCTTTATGTGTGTCCATGCTGCGGGAAGCATTTCAGCCACTCCAGTAACCTCAACCGCCACATGATCGTCCATCGCGGCTCATCAAAGCTCCACTGCTGCCCCCTGTGCCACAAGACCTTCACTCAGAAGTCAACACTGTGCGACCACATGAACCTGCACAGCGGAGAGCGCCCGCATGTGTGCGCATACTGCCATGTCAGCTTTGCCCACAAGCCTGCTCTACGCCGCCacctaaaagagcaacacgggaGGACCACAGCCCAAAACTACCTGGAGATGCAGCGAAACAATgagggcagtgtagggggaggAGTTTAG
- the LOC137047904 gene encoding zinc finger and BTB domain-containing protein 12-like isoform X1, translating to MNVDVVSFRLPGHGDNTLGNMNSLRTQQHFCDVTIVAGGRRMFRGHKVVLAACSAFLRDQFLLNPSSELQVSMLHSSTVVCELLQSCYTGMLQFSAKEIVNYLTAASYLQMEHVVEKCRGALSQYMQPRNRSPITVKSEDPQSMPVIVSGSTHSLGSISSPSDTASLHPHSSGKELHSADAELSNIPLKDDSDLTMHHVRGSDASGHFEGEDGHESDVFQVHINDEHQDPEKSPGAGEEDREAVVVLDDHCQLDTGIEEPNMDGRAKGLRGPGRIWRRRHGENRGGRGRGFKHRKRYTFKDRKLLGNYQEAWRFPTPDEIMGSFGTDFGASYLSNQHLADGTVRIDYRAGEGQGEEIGSDGAPAHFGVEASNGEEGMGVGAPSNERGAADESVAVVGSTSCVTGPVVCEDCGLAFSSTQDLAMHSLSTHRLYVCPCCGKHFSHSSNLNRHMIVHRGSSKLHCCPLCHKTFTQKSTLCDHMNLHSGERPHVCAYCHVSFAHKPALRRHLKEQHGRTTAQNYLEMQRNNEGSVGGGV from the exons ATGAATGTGGATGTTGTGAGTTTCCGTTTGCCCGGACATGGAGACAACACCCTGGGTAACATGAATTCCCTGCGGACACAGCAGCACTTCTGTGATGTCACCATTGTGGCGGGAGGCAGGCGGATGTTCAGGGGTCATAAGGTTGTGCTGGCTGCATGCTCTGCTTTTCTTAGAGACCAGTTTCTCCTGAACCCATCATCAGAGCTACAG GTGTCAATGTTGCACAGCTCAACAGTGGTATGTGAACTCCTTCAGTCCTGCTACACGGGGATGCTGCAGTTCAGTGCCAAAGAGATTGTGAACTACCTGACCGCAGCCAGCTACCTGCAGATGGAGCATGTGGTGGAGAAATGCAGAGGAGCCCTGAGCCAGTACATGCAGCCTCGGAATCGCAGCCCAATT ACTGTGAAATCAGAAGACCCTCAGTCTATGCCAGTGATTGTCAGTGGAAGTACCCATTCACTGGGATCTATTTCATCTCCTTCTGATACTGCATCGCTGCATCCTCACAGTTCAGGAAAGGAGCTCCATTCTGCTGATGCTGAACTCTCCAACATTCCTCTCAAAGATGACAGTGATTTGACCATGCACCAT GTTAGAGGATCAGATGCATCTGGCCACTTTGAGGGAGAGGATGGGCATGAAAGTGACGTCTTTCAGGTGCACATCAATGATGAACATCAAGACCCAGAGAAATCCCCAGGTGCTGGGGAGGAAGACAGAGAAGCTGTTGTTGTATTAGATGACCACTGTCAACTGGACACAGGCATAGAGGAGCCCAATATGGATGGGCGAGCCAAAGGCCTCCGAGGGCCGGGCCGCATATGGAGACGTCGGCACGGAGAGAACAGGGGAGGCAGAGGAAGAGGCTTTAAACACAGGAAGCGGTACACCTTCAAGGACCGCAAGCTCTTGGGTAACTATCAGGAGGCGTGGCGCTTTCCAACCCCAGATGAGATTATGGGTAGTTTTGGAACGGACTTTGGGGCCAGTTACCTGTCCAATCAGCATCTTGCCGATGGTACTGTCCGCATTGACTACAGGGCTGGAGAGGGACAAGGAGAAGAGATCGGCTCTGATGGAGCTCCTGCACACTTTGGTGTGGAAGCTTCCAACGGAGAAGAAGGAATGGGAGTCGGGGCGCCTTCAAATGAGCGTGGAGCTGCTGACGAGTCTGTGGCAGTGGTGGGATCCACGTCTTGTGTAACGGGACCAGTAGTGTGCGAGGATTGCGGATTAGCATTTTCCTCAACACAGGATTTAGCCATGCATTCCCTGTCAACACACCGGCTTTATGTGTGTCCATGCTGCGGGAAGCATTTCAGCCACTCCAGTAACCTCAACCGCCACATGATCGTCCATCGCGGCTCATCAAAGCTCCACTGCTGCCCCCTGTGCCACAAGACCTTCACTCAGAAGTCAACACTGTGCGACCACATGAACCTGCACAGCGGAGAGCGCCCGCATGTGTGCGCATACTGCCATGTCAGCTTTGCCCACAAGCCTGCTCTACGCCGCCacctaaaagagcaacacgggaGGACCACAGCCCAAAACTACCTGGAGATGCAGCGAAACAATgagggcagtgtagggggaggAGTTTAG